From Carnobacterium alterfunditum DSM 5972:
TGTGGCCAAATATCTTTTTTTCATCTTTTACAAAACTCCCTTTATTAGTGTAACCAAAATCGGCCCAAAGAAAAGAACGTCTATGATACCGCATCACGTTCTGTATTAAATGAGCAACTTCCTCCAGTATAACAAACGCTTCTTAATTTCTAAAGTGATATGACAAGTTATTTAATATCGGAAAGTAAGCGATCAAAAATAAAAAACTATCTCTTAACTAGAGAATCATGTAAAATGGATTAGTAAGTGTAAAACAGAATGAAGTAAAGAGAGGGCTAATATGTTCGTATATTATATCTTAGCAGCCATCATAGTGGCCGCTGATCAGTTCACTAAACTTTTAACCGTGCAGAATATTGACTTATATGAAATAGTAGAAGTTATTCCAAACGTTTTATCTTGGATGTACATTCAAAACACCGGTGCAGCTTGGAGCATTTTAGAAGGACAGATGTGGTTCTTTTACCTTGTAACTATTGTAGTAGTAAGTGTAGTCATCTATTACTTGCAAAAATATGGCAAACAAAGTCGCTTGTTTTCAACCGCGTTAGCACTTATTCTAGCTGGTTCATTAGGGAATTTTATTGATCGCATTCGGTTTGAATATGTTATTGATATGGTTCGTTTAGAATTTATTGATTTTCCGATTTTTAATATAGCTGATATGTCTTTAAGTATTGGGGTTTTCCTAATGATTATTTTTGTTTTCATAGACGAAAGAAATGAAAAAAAGAAACACTAAACCATTCCTAGATTGTAAAGAGAAGGTTTAAAAAAAGGAGATCGAGCATGTTACAAGAACATAATTTTATTATCAAAGAAGAAACAGGTCGCTTAGACAAAGTGTTGACTGAATTGCTGCCAAAGATCACCCGTTCACATATCCAACAATGGATCAAAGAAGGAAATGTATTGATAAATGGGGAACAATTAAAACCCAATTACAAAGTACAAGCAGGAGATGCAATTTCGGTTATTGAACCAGAGCTTGTCTCTTTAGAAGTGCTTGCAGAAAACATTCCTATCGAGATCGTTTATCAAGATGAAGATGTCGTAGTGGTGAATAAAGCACAAGGAATGGTCGTTCATCCTTCTGCTGGTCATCAAACAGGAACTTTAGTGCATGCGTTGATGTATCACATCAATGATTTGTCTGGCATCAATGGGACCATTCGTCCAGGAATCGTTCATCGAATCGATAAAGATACTTCAGGTTTGTTGATGGTTGCTAAAAATGATGTAGCTCATGAAAAATTAGCCGCTCAATTAAAAGATAAAACCTCTGTGAGAGAGTATATAGCACTCGTTCATGGTGTGATCCCTCATGAAAAAGGGACGATCGATGCTCCGCTTGGGCGCTCAAAAATAGACCGCAAAAAACAAGATATCATCGATGGTGGAAGAGAAGCTGTGACACATTTTACCGTTCTTGAACGGTTTAAAGATTTCACTTTGGTTTCATTGAAACTAGAAACTGGCAGAACCCACCAAATCAGAGTCCATATGAAATACATTGGTTATCCTCTAGCTGGAGATCCAATTTATGGCCCTAGAAAAACCTTAGAAGGCAAAGGACAATTTTTACATGCCCAAGTACTAGGATTCAAACATCCGACTACTGATGAATTTTTAACTTTTGAAGCGCCATTGCCACAGTTGTTTGAAGATACTTTAACAAAACTAAGAGATGAATAACTTTTTTGATTGACTTTTTAAAAGACGCTCTGTATAGTCAACAGTGACAGAAATATAAAATATCCTTTAATCCTAGTCCTGTGAGACTAAGAAGGAGCATAGTAAGAAAAGGTGACCGTGCCTTCTCTTATATTACTCAACAGTAATATGCCCTCTTCGACCATTAAAGGTTAAGAGGGCATTTTTTATTGGCGGGTCCTATTAAAGCGATATTAAAAAATGGAGGGGAAAACATGTCGATCAAATCAGAAGTAGAAGTAGTTGATCAAGCTGCTGTGAAACGAGCTTTGACGCGTATCACCTATGAGATCATTGAAAGAAACAAAGGAATAGAGGACCTGATTTTAGTTGGCATCAAAACACGCGGTATTTATCTTGCGCGAAGAATTGCTGAGCGGATGAAACAATTAGAAGGTGTGGATATTCCAGTCGGTGAATTAGATATCTCACTTTATCGAGATGATGTCCATTCAATTGATTCTGCTAATGAACCTCGCATAAATGGATCGAATATTCCCGTACCTATTGAAGGCAAACAAGTGATTTTAATTGATGATGTCTTGTATACAGGCAGAACGATTCGCGCAGCGCTTGATGCCTTAATGGATCTAGGTCGCCCAAGTAAAATTTCTGTAGCAGTACTTGTTGATAGAGGACACAGAGAATTGCCGATTCGTGCGGATTTCGTAGGTAAAAATATTCCGACATCCTTGGGAGAACAAATCAAAGTCGGGGTCGAAGAACTTGACGGAGAAGATCATGTTCTGATTCAAAAACTAACTAACTAACTAACTAAATAAAAATCAAGTGAAACTTTAAATTAGCCCTGTGAGACTAATAAGGTCATTGTGATAATACCACCCGGATCTTGTGCTGGAAATGCAAAGCCAGCTGCGGGGGGATTATTCTAGAACCTAAAGTTCTCAATAAACTTTAGGTTCTTTTTTTATACTGTTTGACTACTCTCACAAATAAAAACAGACCAGGAGGAAGAAGACAATGGAAAAAATTTATGCATCGATGGCTTTAGACCATTTTATTTCTGTAGAAGCTTTAACAAATGAAGAGGTCCTTACTTTAATTAAACGGGCATCACAATTAAAAAAAGGGATCCTTCCAACGCAGATAAAGGAGCCTCTTTATGCCGTGAATTTGTTCTTTGAAAACAGTACACGTACGCATAAAAGTTTTGAAATGGCTGAAAAAAAATTAGGCATTGAAATCATTGACTTTGAACCTTCCACAAGCAGTATCAAAAAAGGTGAGAGCCTTTATGACACCGTTTTGACCATGTCAGCGCTAGGAACGGACATTGCTGTCATTCGTGACAGTAAAGAAGCTTTTTATACGGAATTGATCGAAAGTTCTTCCATTAAATGTGCCATCATCAACGGAGGCGATGGAACAGGTCAGCACCCAAGTCAATGTTTACTAGATTTAATGACGATCTATGAAGAATATGGCCATTTTGACGGCTTAAAAATAGCAATCGTCGGTGACTTGAAGCATTCAAGAGTCGCTAAGTCAAATATGACTATGCTTAAGCGGCTTGGAGCAGAGGTGTTCTTTTCAGGTCCTGATCAATGGATAGACGGATCATTTAGCGAGTATGGCAACTATTTAGCCATCGATGATTTGGTTTCTGAAGTAGATGTTGTGATGCTGTTACGTGTGCAACACGAACGTCATGAAACACACGAAACGGTCAGTATTGAAACTTACTTGGATAATTACGGCCTTAATGAAACACGTGAAAAGAAAATGAAGCCTGCAGCAATCATTATGCATCCTGCACCAGTCAATCGTGATGTGGAATTGGAAAGCTCGCTCGTCGAGTGTGATCGATCAAGAATCGTGACTCAAATGTCGAATGGCGTATATGCAAGGATGGCTATTTTAGAAGCGATCATAGCCGGAAGAAACAAAGTTGACAAACAAGCTGATGATATTTTCACCTCAGGAGATGAATAGATGACGATCTGGATAAAAAATGCCATTATGTTGAATCAAAAAGAAGAATACAGGCCAATCGAACTTTTGATCAAACAAGAAACGATTCAAGCCATTGGAGAAGATCTCACCGCGCTAAGTTCAGCCACAGATGAAATTATTGATGCTCACGGAGCATTAGTTGCACCAGGTTTGATCGATGTCCATGTCCACTTAAGAGAACCGGGTTTTTCTTATAAGGAAACCATCAAGACAGGAACGATGGCAGCTGCGCGCGGCGGATTCACAACCATTTGTGCCATGCCAAATGTACGACCAGAACCGGATACAGCTGAAAAAATGGCCGCATTACAAGTGAAAATAGCACAAGATGCTGTTGTAAAAGTTAAACAGTATGCACCACTTACAATGGGCTTACACAGTGACACTTTGACCAACCAAACCGATTTATTAGCAGCTGGAGCCTTTGCCTTCACAAATGATGGTGTAGGGGTTCAAACAGCTGGTACGATGTATCTAGCGATGAAAGAAGCAGCTGCAAACCAGACTGTGGTCGTGGCACATACAGAAGACGATTCGTTATTATTCGGTGGTGTGATGCACGAAGGGATACGTAACAAGGAATTGGGACTGCCAGGGATACTCAGTGCAACCGAAGCGAGTCAGATCGCACGGGACGTTTTGCTGAGTGAGGCAACCGGAGCTCATTATCATGTTTGCCATGTTTCGACAAAAGAAAGCGTACGGGTCATTCGTGAGGCAAAGTGTGCGGGTATAAACGTAACCGCTGAAGTGACTCCTCATCATTTATTATTAACAGAAAACGATATTCCGGCTGACTCGAGCATCTATAAAATGAATCCTCCATTGAGAGGGAAAGAAGATCGGCAAGCCTTGATCGATGGGTTAGTGGACGGTACGATCGATCTGATCGCAACAGACCATGCTCCACATAGTAAAGCAGAAAAAACAGGTGGGATGTTGGGCTCGCCTTTTGGAATCGTGGGCAGTGAAACAGCTTTTTCCCTGTTGTACACTCATTTAGTTGGACCAGGGCTCGCAACACTTGCCCAACTTATTGACTGGATGACGTATAAACCGGCAAAAGTATTTGGTTTAGAAGGTGGAACGATCGAGGTTGGTCAAAAAGCTGATTTAGCCTTCTTTGATCTAACGACTCCAAAAAAGATCCTAGCCGAAGAATTTCTTTCCTTAGCAACGAATACACCGTTTATCGGATGGGAAGTCAAAGGGACAACAACCATGACACTGGTCGATGGAATAGTCGTCTATAAGGAGGGATCGATAAGATGAAACGATTATTATTGCTTGAAGACGGAAGTATCTTCAAAGGAAGAGGTTTTGGCTCAACAAATGACGCTTTTGGAGAAGTCGTTTTCTCAACAGGGATGACAGGTTACCAAGAATCGATTACCGACCAGTCATATAATGGCCAAATGTTGGTCTTTACTTATCCCTTGATTGGGAATACCGGGATCAACCGAGAAGATTACGAATCGATCGATCCAACAATGAAAGCCGTGATCGTAAAAGAATTTGCTCGCGTCCCCTCTCATTGGAGAAGCCAAATGAGTTTAGATGAATTCTTGAAAATCAAAAAAATACCTGGAATAGCCGGTATCGATACAAGAAAACTTACACGTCTCATTCGCGAGCAGGGAACGATGCGTGGATTGATCATTGACGCTGAAGATGATATCAAGCATGCTTTCGATCAATTAAAAGCGACTGTTTTCCCTCCGAATCAAGTTGCTCAAGTGTCAACGACTCGTCCATACGTTAGTCCGGGTGAAGGGAAAAACGTGGTCGTTATTGATTTCGGATTAAAACAGAGTATTTTAAAAGAATTAAATAAAAGAGATTGTCATGTGACTGTCCTGCCATACAATACGACCGCCGAAACGATCCTAAGCTTAAATCCAGATGGGGTGCTGTTGACTAATGGTCCAGGAGATCCAACATCACTACCAAATGTCCTTATGGTAATTCAAACTATCCAAGAGAAATTGCCAATATTCGGTATCTGTTTAGGTCATCAATTGATTGCTTTAGCAAATGGAGCCAGTACGTTCAAAATGAAATTTGGGCACCGAGGATTTAACCATCCGGTAAATGAAATCGCAACCGGGAGAATTGATTTCACTTCGCAGAATCATGGATACGCAGTTGACGCCAATTCGATCGATAAAGAAAAATTGTTTGTGACTCATATCGAATTGAATGACGGAACAGTAGAAGGTGTCAAGCACCGTCATCATCCCGTGTTCAGTGTTCAATATCATCCGGACGCTGCACCGGGACCACACGATGCCGCTCACCTGTTTGATCAGTTTATGGAGTCAATGGATGCTTGGAAGGAGATAAAAAAGAATGCCTAAACGGACAGATCTAACAAAAATCATGGTCATCGGTTCAGGGCCAATCGTCATTGGCCAAGCAGCTGAATTCGATTACGCGGGTACTCAAGCGTGTCTGGCCTTAAGAGAAGAAGGTTACGAAGTCGTATTGGTCAACTCCAATCCCGCTACGATCATGACGGATAAAGAAATTGCAGATAAAGTTTACATCGAACCGATCACCTTAGAGTTTGTCTCTCGTATCTTGCGAAAGGAACGTCCAGATGCTATCGTTCCGACCCTAGGCGGACAAACGGGACTTAACATGGCTATGGAATTAGCTAATTCTGGGATCCTTGAGGAATTAGGTATTGAATTGCTTGGAACCAAATTAAGCGCGATCGACCAAGCAGAAGACAGAGATTTATTCCGTAAATTGATGCATGAGTTAAACGAACCCGTACCAGAAAGTGATATTGTCCATACAGTTGCAGCCGCTTTGTTATTTGCTGAAAAAGTCGGCTTTCCAGTCATCGTCCGTCCAGCCTTTACACTAGGCGGGACAGGTGGCGGGATCTGTGATAATGAGGAAGAGTTGAAAGAGACCGTTACGAATGGATTAAAATTATCGCCCGTTAGTCAGTGTTTAGTCGAAATCAGCATAGCCGGGTATAAAGAAATCGAGTACGAAGTGATGCGAGATAAAAAGGATAATGCAATCGTTGTCTGTAACATGGAAAATTTCGATCCAGTTGGGATCCATACCGGAGATTCAATCGTTTTTGCTCCCACACAAACTTTAACGGACAGAGAGCATCAAATGCTGCGTGATGCATCTTTAAAAATTATTCGCGCTTTAGAGATCGAAGGAGGATGCAATGTTCAATTAGCCCTTGACCCAGCTAGTTCAAATTATTACATCATTGAAGTGAATCCGCGTGTCAGTCGCTCTTCAGCTTTAGCAAGCAAAGCAACGGGTTACCCAATCGCTAAATTAGCCGCAAAAATCGCAGTCGGCTTAACGCTCGATGAGATGAAGAACCCAGTGACCGGGACAACGTATGCTGAGTTTGAACCAGCGCTCGATTATGTCGTCGCGAAAATCCCCCGCTGGCCTTTTGATAAATTTGAAAACGGTGACCGTCGACTTGGGACGCAGATGAAAGCTACGGGTGAAGTTATGGCGATTGGTCGGACACTGGAAGAAGCCTTATTAAAAGCGGTACGTTCGCTAGAAATAGGGGCATCTCATGTCTTAATAGAGGAAGCTTCCCAAGCTGAAGATGGAGCACTGATCGGAAAAATGATCAATGCCGAAGATGATCGCTTATTCTACTTAGTAGAAGGTATAAGGCGTGGCTATCCGATCGAAGACTTAGCAAACTTAACAAAAATCGATTTATTTTTCTTAGATAAGTTACTGCATATCGTGGAATTAGAAGAGGAACTGAAGCAAAGTGTTAAAGATATTGATGCCTTAGCTACCGCCAAAGAATATGGCTTCTCAGATAAAGCAATCGCTCAGTTATGGGATACCACTGAACGAGCCGTATCAGAATTGCGTTATAAGAATGATATTGTTCCAGTCTACAAGACAGTCGATACGTGTGCAGCAGAGTTTGAGTCCAACACGCCTTATTTTTATAGTACGTATGAAGAAGAGAATGAGAGCATTGTGTCAGCTAAGCAATCGGTTTTAGTTTTAGGATCCGGTCCCATACGAATCGGACAAGGGGTAGAATTTGATTACGCCACGGTCCACTCGGTTAAAGCCATTCAACAAGCAGGCTATGAAGCGATCATCATGAACAGCAATCCAGAAACCGTTTCGACTGACTTTTCTATTTCAGATAAATTGTATTTTGAACCTTTGACTTTAGAAGACGTGATGCATGTCATTCGGCTGGAGCAGCCAATTGGGGTGATCGTTCAATTTGGAGGGCAAACAGCTATCAACTTAGCAGAACCGTTAACGGAAATGGGTGTTACCCTATTAGGGACCCGTGTAGAAGATTTGGATCGAGCTGAAAACCGGGATCTATTCGAACAAGCTTTGAATGAACTTCAAGTTCCTCAACCCTTAGGAGCGACAGCGACAACTGCAAAAGAAGCTGTAGCTATTGCAGATCGAATCAGCTACCCCGTTTTAGTTCGTCCAAGTTATGTTTTAGGCGGGCGCGGGATGCAGATCGTAGACACACAACCGGATTTAGAAAATTATATGCGAAATGCGGTCAAAGCTTCACCTGAACACCCGGTCTTGATCGACCGGTATTTAGTCGGAAAAGAAGTTGAATTGGATGCAATCTGTGATGGTGAATCAGTCCTTATTCCGGGCATTATGGAGCACATTGAACGCTCGGGTGTCCATTCAGGAGATTCGATGGCCGTTTATCCGCCTCAATCCTTATCCAAAGAAATCCAAAATACGATCGTCGACTACACTACTCGCTTAGCTCTTGGCCTGAATTGTTTGGGCATGATGAATGTTCAGTTTGTGATCCATGACAACACCGTCTATGTTATCGAGGTTAACCCTCGTGCCAGTCGTACAGTTCCCTTTTTAAGTAAAGTGACCGGGATCCCAATGGCTCAAGTAGCAACTAAAGTGATCTTAGGCCAATCTTTAAAAGAACAAGGATATACCAACGGCTTGTATAAAGAGTCTGAACTCATTCATGTGAAAGCTCCTGTATTCTCCTTTACTAAATTGAACAAGGTAGACGCTTTATTAGGCCCTGAAATGAAATCAACAGGAGAAGTCATGGGAAGCGATACAACACTGGAGAAAGCTCTTTACAAAGCTTTTGAAGGAAGTTACATGCATTTGCAAGATCACGGAACGGTATTGTTTACGATCTCTGATGAAGACAAAGAAGAATCGCTAGCTTTAGCCAAACGCTTTTATAACATTGGCTACACGATCGTTACGACTGAGGGGACCGGACAGTACTTTGCAAAGAATCAGCTGCAGGTAAAAATAGCAGCGAAAATCCATCAAGAAGTTGATGAAACGGTATTGGATCTTATTCAAGGGAATGGTATTCAACTAGTTATCAATACGCTGACGACCGGAATGGGCGTAATAAATGATGGCAAAGTGATACGAAAAGCAGCTATTGAGCAAGGCATACCTTTACTGACGTCACTTGATACGGTCGCAGCTATTCTGAACGTGCTTGAATCGCGTAACCTCATGATAAGTCCGTTATAGCATGCGAAAAAGGTGCAAGAATCGATTTGATTAAAAGAAAACTAAATGGAGGTCAACAAATGAATCGTTTAGCAGTAAAACTACCAGGACTAGCTTTAAAAAATCCCATTATGCCTGCCAGTGGAACATTTGGCTTTGGTGAACTTCATCTGGACAAGTATGACTACGATCTATTAGGGGCCATCATCATTAAATCAACGACTATTGATGCACGAGCAGGAAATGCGAATCCACGCTACCATCATTTAGAAACGGGAGTTTTGAATGCGGTAGGCTTGAAAAATCCAGGTGTTGACGTGATCGTAGCCGAAAAGCTGCCTGCATTAGCTCGATTCAATACACCAGTGATCGCGAGCGTAGCCGGAACAACAATTGAGGATTACTGTGAAGTCACAAAAAAATTGTGCCGATCTTCAGTAGTCCGTGCACTTGAAATCAATGTTTCTTGTCCAAATGTGAAAGAAGGTGGGTTAACTTTTGGTTCCAGCCCTGAATCGGTTTATGAAATCACTAAAGCAGTAAAAGCGGTCGCGACGGTTCCAATTTATATTAAGTTGACCCCAAATGTAACCAACATAGTAGAAATAGCTCAGGCTGCTGAAAAAGGCGGAGCAGATGGGATCAGTATGATCAATACTGTAGTAGGAATGAGTATTGATTTAGCGACCAAAAAACCGATCTTAGCGAATAAGACAGGCGGACTTTCTGGTGCGGCAATCAAACCAATTGCTATCCGAATGGTTTATCAAGTCTCACGGGCAGTTTCAATTCCCATCATTGGAATGGGCGGACTTTCAACTGTTGACGATGTGCTCGAAATGCTGATGGCTGGAGCCAGTGCAGTCGCGATCGGTACCGCGAATTATGCTAATCCACTGATTTGCAAAGAATTGATCGAAGCATTACCTAAACGAATGGATGAATTAGGCATCGAATCCATTGAGTCGTTGATAGAAGAAGTAAAGGCAGGTCAAAAAGATGACAAATAGACCCATTATTGCGTTAGATTTCGCAACGTTGCCTCAAGTAAAGCAGTTTTTAGCTCAGTTTAATGATGAATCGCTATTTGTTAAAGTAGGTATGGAATTGTTTTATCAAAATGGGCCAGAGATCGTAA
This genomic window contains:
- a CDS encoding dihydroorotase — translated: MTIWIKNAIMLNQKEEYRPIELLIKQETIQAIGEDLTALSSATDEIIDAHGALVAPGLIDVHVHLREPGFSYKETIKTGTMAAARGGFTTICAMPNVRPEPDTAEKMAALQVKIAQDAVVKVKQYAPLTMGLHSDTLTNQTDLLAAGAFAFTNDGVGVQTAGTMYLAMKEAAANQTVVVAHTEDDSLLFGGVMHEGIRNKELGLPGILSATEASQIARDVLLSEATGAHYHVCHVSTKESVRVIREAKCAGINVTAEVTPHHLLLTENDIPADSSIYKMNPPLRGKEDRQALIDGLVDGTIDLIATDHAPHSKAEKTGGMLGSPFGIVGSETAFSLLYTHLVGPGLATLAQLIDWMTYKPAKVFGLEGGTIEVGQKADLAFFDLTTPKKILAEEFLSLATNTPFIGWEVKGTTTMTLVDGIVVYKEGSIR
- the pyrR gene encoding bifunctional pyr operon transcriptional regulator/uracil phosphoribosyltransferase PyrR, with the protein product MSIKSEVEVVDQAAVKRALTRITYEIIERNKGIEDLILVGIKTRGIYLARRIAERMKQLEGVDIPVGELDISLYRDDVHSIDSANEPRINGSNIPVPIEGKQVILIDDVLYTGRTIRAALDALMDLGRPSKISVAVLVDRGHRELPIRADFVGKNIPTSLGEQIKVGVEELDGEDHVLIQKLTN
- a CDS encoding aspartate carbamoyltransferase catalytic subunit, producing MEKIYASMALDHFISVEALTNEEVLTLIKRASQLKKGILPTQIKEPLYAVNLFFENSTRTHKSFEMAEKKLGIEIIDFEPSTSSIKKGESLYDTVLTMSALGTDIAVIRDSKEAFYTELIESSSIKCAIINGGDGTGQHPSQCLLDLMTIYEEYGHFDGLKIAIVGDLKHSRVAKSNMTMLKRLGAEVFFSGPDQWIDGSFSEYGNYLAIDDLVSEVDVVMLLRVQHERHETHETVSIETYLDNYGLNETREKKMKPAAIIMHPAPVNRDVELESSLVECDRSRIVTQMSNGVYARMAILEAIIAGRNKVDKQADDIFTSGDE
- a CDS encoding RluA family pseudouridine synthase, giving the protein MLQEHNFIIKEETGRLDKVLTELLPKITRSHIQQWIKEGNVLINGEQLKPNYKVQAGDAISVIEPELVSLEVLAENIPIEIVYQDEDVVVVNKAQGMVVHPSAGHQTGTLVHALMYHINDLSGINGTIRPGIVHRIDKDTSGLLMVAKNDVAHEKLAAQLKDKTSVREYIALVHGVIPHEKGTIDAPLGRSKIDRKKQDIIDGGREAVTHFTVLERFKDFTLVSLKLETGRTHQIRVHMKYIGYPLAGDPIYGPRKTLEGKGQFLHAQVLGFKHPTTDEFLTFEAPLPQLFEDTLTKLRDE
- a CDS encoding carbamoyl phosphate synthase small subunit: MKRLLLLEDGSIFKGRGFGSTNDAFGEVVFSTGMTGYQESITDQSYNGQMLVFTYPLIGNTGINREDYESIDPTMKAVIVKEFARVPSHWRSQMSLDEFLKIKKIPGIAGIDTRKLTRLIREQGTMRGLIIDAEDDIKHAFDQLKATVFPPNQVAQVSTTRPYVSPGEGKNVVVIDFGLKQSILKELNKRDCHVTVLPYNTTAETILSLNPDGVLLTNGPGDPTSLPNVLMVIQTIQEKLPIFGICLGHQLIALANGASTFKMKFGHRGFNHPVNEIATGRIDFTSQNHGYAVDANSIDKEKLFVTHIELNDGTVEGVKHRHHPVFSVQYHPDAAPGPHDAAHLFDQFMESMDAWKEIKKNA
- the carB gene encoding carbamoyl-phosphate synthase large subunit, which produces MPKRTDLTKIMVIGSGPIVIGQAAEFDYAGTQACLALREEGYEVVLVNSNPATIMTDKEIADKVYIEPITLEFVSRILRKERPDAIVPTLGGQTGLNMAMELANSGILEELGIELLGTKLSAIDQAEDRDLFRKLMHELNEPVPESDIVHTVAAALLFAEKVGFPVIVRPAFTLGGTGGGICDNEEELKETVTNGLKLSPVSQCLVEISIAGYKEIEYEVMRDKKDNAIVVCNMENFDPVGIHTGDSIVFAPTQTLTDREHQMLRDASLKIIRALEIEGGCNVQLALDPASSNYYIIEVNPRVSRSSALASKATGYPIAKLAAKIAVGLTLDEMKNPVTGTTYAEFEPALDYVVAKIPRWPFDKFENGDRRLGTQMKATGEVMAIGRTLEEALLKAVRSLEIGASHVLIEEASQAEDGALIGKMINAEDDRLFYLVEGIRRGYPIEDLANLTKIDLFFLDKLLHIVELEEELKQSVKDIDALATAKEYGFSDKAIAQLWDTTERAVSELRYKNDIVPVYKTVDTCAAEFESNTPYFYSTYEEENESIVSAKQSVLVLGSGPIRIGQGVEFDYATVHSVKAIQQAGYEAIIMNSNPETVSTDFSISDKLYFEPLTLEDVMHVIRLEQPIGVIVQFGGQTAINLAEPLTEMGVTLLGTRVEDLDRAENRDLFEQALNELQVPQPLGATATTAKEAVAIADRISYPVLVRPSYVLGGRGMQIVDTQPDLENYMRNAVKASPEHPVLIDRYLVGKEVELDAICDGESVLIPGIMEHIERSGVHSGDSMAVYPPQSLSKEIQNTIVDYTTRLALGLNCLGMMNVQFVIHDNTVYVIEVNPRASRTVPFLSKVTGIPMAQVATKVILGQSLKEQGYTNGLYKESELIHVKAPVFSFTKLNKVDALLGPEMKSTGEVMGSDTTLEKALYKAFEGSYMHLQDHGTVLFTISDEDKEESLALAKRFYNIGYTIVTTEGTGQYFAKNQLQVKIAAKIHQEVDETVLDLIQGNGIQLVINTLTTGMGVINDGKVIRKAAIEQGIPLLTSLDTVAAILNVLESRNLMISPL
- a CDS encoding dihydroorotate dehydrogenase translates to MNRLAVKLPGLALKNPIMPASGTFGFGELHLDKYDYDLLGAIIIKSTTIDARAGNANPRYHHLETGVLNAVGLKNPGVDVIVAEKLPALARFNTPVIASVAGTTIEDYCEVTKKLCRSSVVRALEINVSCPNVKEGGLTFGSSPESVYEITKAVKAVATVPIYIKLTPNVTNIVEIAQAAEKGGADGISMINTVVGMSIDLATKKPILANKTGGLSGAAIKPIAIRMVYQVSRAVSIPIIGMGGLSTVDDVLEMLMAGASAVAIGTANYANPLICKELIEALPKRMDELGIESIESLIEEVKAGQKDDK
- the lspA gene encoding signal peptidase II — its product is MFVYYILAAIIVAADQFTKLLTVQNIDLYEIVEVIPNVLSWMYIQNTGAAWSILEGQMWFFYLVTIVVVSVVIYYLQKYGKQSRLFSTALALILAGSLGNFIDRIRFEYVIDMVRLEFIDFPIFNIADMSLSIGVFLMIIFVFIDERNEKKKH